The following coding sequences lie in one Miscanthus floridulus cultivar M001 chromosome 9, ASM1932011v1, whole genome shotgun sequence genomic window:
- the LOC136483531 gene encoding uncharacterized protein isoform X3, with protein sequence MRNGAPTRSYVTSTSCSTGMVELVLTGPYKGISAYGCFAIKINIPLATASGSSGDASGLIQWEWDCYDPKYAAQVDQLPVSHTICAPDMRPEVAEVTYVVMSDALEATVQVRLRLKAGHNNAGIGGEITARIDGFEDKYRSVLFRCAKGTRQCFSPTDDDSWFLLELARNVVAVPCGRALQIEVNLQIETGDGKKVELNNVPLRFASGISSSKTDDGNEVEVEVEVTWYPEIARPISHPPEQIITSKEAHLEKSITAPSSLEQIISGTLEAKMVSGHRTVEYTIGDELSFTEFIMALRGILADHPDREDIFDRHHSSILSSTREHPVLAKQRAEQPPRWIHVKLQAVKGEQTMSTTLIMRDDNLYVCGFMNQQGDSFELIENPDRSADILPVDEYNPQRLSWGVGYRSLLDFDTKGGLVRILVHVNLDQDFAMDAVHVLSCFPAWVHDRKAMKSPRLALAGLILIVCESVSMNPIYNFFTSSWSRSREDYTVFSDRKLTQNLMHGYMLNLNKYGRMSGQLLAWKSRRYPNPHPISLLRDIYLVLNHRLDPPPQEADGAWHPPRVELLAMHADLGVLGTTVIVFDGKRGHIIYRKQEQGEKGKMVDLVLTGPCTSISAYGCFAIKIDIPGPYTSTGDGGGGSIKWEWDCYDPEYAREVDKGPMTRTLSSSGPGRNVEITYAVMSNALEATVQVKLRMKDGNSPCSVYGVITASIGDFKGQSILFRRTKETAQHLSPMTDSPHGVLYQLVRSLELARNVVAVPCGERLHIGVDLSIEGLFGCRPRLGVPTTQISAPRIQTGPETSKNQGASINTRFNNIILTFYNHSSWSSQCHEVDGYEVEVNVALYPCGEYGPAPWKIRMWQPDICYMVGNDAEGFSTFIIELRRLVTDHPRCRDLVADHPDLSSTSNNKVLQREEDEYLTDPDTHLIPPEILFHIKLEAEAEEGVEETSSIILVMRCDNLDVIGFINMQDRRAFCYEPDSRRVLPREYSSKILQWWGYYGRDREQILGPARLGKTFMAEAVRELSRFTYRGASEEAKRSLMGLMIMVCDSARMEPVREAMAGVWNKGGTELTEQLNNYDSRNLWKVISGALLDWRDHAYQGWPQNSTLQSMGITSADDALKLVPLVFNDPDRICPPYY encoded by the exons ATGCGGAACGGCGCCCCGACTCGGAGCTACGTGACATCTACCTCGTGCTCAACG GGAATGGTCGAGTtggtactgactggaccctacaAAGGCATCTCAGCTTACGGGTGCTTCGCCATTAAAATTAACATCCCACTTGCCACTGCCAGTGGCAGCAGTGGCGATGCCAGTGGTCTCATCCAATGGGAATGGGACTGTTATGACCCCAAGTACGCCGCCCAAGTCGACCAACTACCCGTGAGCCATACCATCTGTGCTCCGGACATGCGCCCCGAGGTAGCTGAGGTCACCTACGTTGTGATGTCAGATGCCCTGGAGGCCACAGTGCAGGTCAGGCTGCGACTCAAAGCTGGGCATAACAATGCTGGCATTGGTGGTGAGATCACTGCACGTATCGACGGCTTTGAAGACAAATACAGGAGCGTCCTCTTCAGGTGTGCAAAGGGGACGCGTCAGTGTTTCTCCCCTACCGATGACGACTCGTGGTTCCTTCTTGAGCTGGCGAGGAATGTGGTTGCAGTGCCATGCGGCAGAGCGCTTCAAATAGAGGTGAACCTCCAGATTGAAACTGGCGATGGCAAGAAAGTTGAATTGAATAATGTTCCTCTCCGCTTCGCCAGTGGAATTAGTTCCAGTAAAACTGACGACGGCAATGAAGTGGAAGTGGAAGTGGAAGTCACCTGGTACCCGGAG ATCGCACGACCAATAAGTCACCCTCCGGAGCAAATAATAACCAGCAAAGAGGCTCATCTGGAGAAATCTATTACTGCTCCGTCGTCGTTAGAACAAATCATCAGTGGTACACTCGAG GCCAAAATGGTTTCAGGGCATCGAACTGTAGAGTACACCATCGGAGATGAACTGTCGTTCACTGAATTTATAATGGCTCTCCGTGGCATCCTCGCTGACCATCCAGACCGCGAGGATATCTTTGATCGCCACCACAGTTCAATTCTCTCCTCCACCAGAGAACACCCAGTGCTCGCCAAGCAACGTGCTGAACAGCCGCCGAGGTGGATTCACGTCAAGCTGCAAGCAGTGAAGGGAGAGCAAACGATGTCGACAACCCTAATCATGCGGGACGACAACTTGTATGTCTGTGGCTTCATGAACCAGCAAGGAGATTCATTTGAGCTCATCGAGAACCCAGATAGATCTGCCGATATACTCCCGGTTGATGAATACAATCCTCAACGCCTAAGCTGGGGTGTCGGTTACAGATCCTTACTGGACTTCGACACTAAAGGTGGTCTTGTGAGAATACTGGTGCACGTGAATCTGGACCAGGACTTCGCCATGGATGCCGTGCACGTGCTGTCGTGCTTCCCAGCTTGGGTGCACGATCGTAAAGCTATGAAGTCACCCAGGTTGGCACTAGCGGGGCTGATCCTCATCGTCTGCGAGTCTGTAAGCATGAATCCAATCTACAACTTCTTTACAAGCTCGTGGAGCAGGAGCAGGGAAGATTACACGGTATTTTCCGATAGGAAATTAACACAGAATCTGATGCATGGTTACATGTTGAATTTGAATAAATATGGGAGGATGTCAGGCCAGCTGCTGGCATGGAAGAGTAGAAGATATCCCAATCCGCACCCCATTTCATTGCTACGAGACATTTACCTCGTGCTCAACCACCGTTTGGATCCACCTCCTCAGGAGGCTGACGGCGCCTGGCACCCACCTCGGGTGGAGCTGTTGGCCATGCATGCGGACCTTGGGGTCCTTGGCACAACCGTAATAGTCTTCGACGGGAAACGAGGCCATATCATCTATAGGAAGCAGGAACAAGGAGAAAAG GGAAAAATGGTTGATTTGGTGCTCACGGGACCCTGCACAAGCATCTCGGCATACGGGTGCTTTGCCATCAAAATTGACATCCCAGGACCCTACACAAGCactggcgatggcggcggcggttcCATCAAATGGGAATGGGACTGCTATGACCCAGAGTACGCCAGGGAAGTTGACAAAGGACCCATGACTCGGACCCTAAGCTCTTCAGGCCCCGGCCGCAACGTTGAGATCACCTATGCTGTGATGTCCAACGCCCTGGAGGCCACAGTGCAGGTGAAGCTGCGGATGAAAGATGGGAACAGCCCTTGTAGCGTCTACGGTGTTATTACCGCTAGCATTGGTGATTTCAAAGGCCAGAGCATCCTCTTCAGGCGTACGAAGGAGACGGCACAACATCTCTCTCCAATGACGGACTCACCGCATGGCGTCCTGTATCAGCTGGTGCGGTCCCTTGAGCTGGCCAGGAATGTGGTTGCGGTGCCATGTGGTGAACGGCTTCACATAGGGGTGGACCTGAGCATTGAGGGGCTGTTTGGATGCCGCCCTCGCCTGGGCGTGCCTACCACGCAAATCTCAGCCCCAcgcatccaaacaggccctgaaaCTTCCAAGAACCAAGGGGCTAGTATTAATACACGTTTCAATAATATTATTCTCACCTTCTACAACCACAGTAGCTGGTCGAGTCAATGTCATGAAGTGGACGGGTATGAAGTTGAAGTGAACGTCGCCTTGTACCCTTGTGGTGAATATGGCCCGGCACCATGGAAG ATCAGGATGTGGCAACCTGACATATGCTACATGGTTGGGAATGATGCAGAAGGATTCAGTACATTCATCATTGAGCTGCGTAGATTGGTGACCGACCACCCACGCTGCAGGGATCTCGTGGCTGATCATCCAGATCTCTCGTCCACAAGTAACAACAAAGTGCTCCAAAGAGAAGAAGACGAATACTTAACGGATCCTGACACTCACCTTATCCCACCAGAAATTTTGTTTCACATCAAACTGGAAGCGGAAGCGGAGGAGGGCGTGGAAGAAACGTCATCGATAATCTTAGTCATGCGGTGTGACAACTTGGATGTAATAGGCTTCATCAACATGCAGGATCGTCGAGCCTTCTGCTACGAGCCTGACTCTCGTCGGGTGCTCCCAAGAGAATATAGTTCAAAAATTCTACAGTGGTGGGGGTACTACGGAAGGGACAGGGAGCAAATACTGGGCCCCGCGAGGCTGGGCAAGACCTTCATGGCGGAAGCCGTGCGCGAGCTATCGCGCTTCACATATAGGGGGGCGAGTGAGGAAGCCAAGCGGTCACTGATGGGC
- the LOC136483531 gene encoding uncharacterized protein isoform X4 has product MVELVLTGPYKGISAYGCFAIKINIPLATASGSSGDASGLIQWEWDCYDPKYAAQVDQLPVSHTICAPDMRPEVAEVTYVVMSDALEATVQVRLRLKAGHNNAGIGGEITARIDGFEDKYRSVLFRCAKGTRQCFSPTDDDSWFLLELARNVVAVPCGRALQIEVNLQIETGDGKKVELNNVPLRFASGISSSKTDDGNEVEVEVEVTWYPEIARPISHPPEQIITSKEAHLEKSITAPSSLEQIISGTLEAKMVSGHRTVEYTIGDELSFTEFIMALRGILADHPDREDIFDRHHSSILSSTREHPVLAKQRAEQPPRWIHVKLQAVKGEQTMSTTLIMRDDNLYVCGFMNQQGDSFELIENPDRSADILPVDEYNPQRLSWGVGYRSLLDFDTKGGLVRILVHVNLDQDFAMDAVHVLSCFPAWVHDRKAMKSPRLALAGLILIVCESVSMNPIYNFFTSSWSRSREDYTVFSDRKLTQNLMHGYMLNLNKYGRMSGQLLAWKSRRYPNPHPISLLRDIYLVLNHRLDPPPQEADGAWHPPRVELLAMHADLGVLGTTVIVFDGKRGHIIYRKQEQGEKGKMVDLVLTGPCTSISAYGCFAIKIDIPGPYTSTGDGGGGSIKWEWDCYDPEYAREVDKGPMTRTLSSSGPGRNVEITYAVMSNALEATVQVKLRMKDGNSPCSVYGVITASIGDFKGQSILFRRTKETAQHLSPMTDSPHGVLYQLVRSLELARNVVAVPCGERLHIGVDLSIEGLFGCRPRLGVPTTQISAPRIQTGPETSKNQGASINTRFNNIILTFYNHSSWSSQCHEVDGYEVEVNVALYPCGEYGPAPWKIRMWQPDICYMVGNDAEGFSTFIIELRRLVTDHPRCRDLVADHPDLSSTSNNKVLQREEDEYLTDPDTHLIPPEILFHIKLEAEAEEGVEETSSIILVMRCDNLDVIGFINMQDRRAFCYEPDSRRVLPREYSSKILQWWGYYGRDREQILGPARLGKTFMAEAVRELSRFTYRGASEEAKRSLMGLMIMVCDSARMEPVREAMAGVWNKGGTELTEQLNNYDSRNLWKVISGALLDWRDHAYQGWPQNSTLQSMGITSADDALKLVPLVFNDPDRICPPYY; this is encoded by the exons ATGGTCGAGTtggtactgactggaccctacaAAGGCATCTCAGCTTACGGGTGCTTCGCCATTAAAATTAACATCCCACTTGCCACTGCCAGTGGCAGCAGTGGCGATGCCAGTGGTCTCATCCAATGGGAATGGGACTGTTATGACCCCAAGTACGCCGCCCAAGTCGACCAACTACCCGTGAGCCATACCATCTGTGCTCCGGACATGCGCCCCGAGGTAGCTGAGGTCACCTACGTTGTGATGTCAGATGCCCTGGAGGCCACAGTGCAGGTCAGGCTGCGACTCAAAGCTGGGCATAACAATGCTGGCATTGGTGGTGAGATCACTGCACGTATCGACGGCTTTGAAGACAAATACAGGAGCGTCCTCTTCAGGTGTGCAAAGGGGACGCGTCAGTGTTTCTCCCCTACCGATGACGACTCGTGGTTCCTTCTTGAGCTGGCGAGGAATGTGGTTGCAGTGCCATGCGGCAGAGCGCTTCAAATAGAGGTGAACCTCCAGATTGAAACTGGCGATGGCAAGAAAGTTGAATTGAATAATGTTCCTCTCCGCTTCGCCAGTGGAATTAGTTCCAGTAAAACTGACGACGGCAATGAAGTGGAAGTGGAAGTGGAAGTCACCTGGTACCCGGAG ATCGCACGACCAATAAGTCACCCTCCGGAGCAAATAATAACCAGCAAAGAGGCTCATCTGGAGAAATCTATTACTGCTCCGTCGTCGTTAGAACAAATCATCAGTGGTACACTCGAG GCCAAAATGGTTTCAGGGCATCGAACTGTAGAGTACACCATCGGAGATGAACTGTCGTTCACTGAATTTATAATGGCTCTCCGTGGCATCCTCGCTGACCATCCAGACCGCGAGGATATCTTTGATCGCCACCACAGTTCAATTCTCTCCTCCACCAGAGAACACCCAGTGCTCGCCAAGCAACGTGCTGAACAGCCGCCGAGGTGGATTCACGTCAAGCTGCAAGCAGTGAAGGGAGAGCAAACGATGTCGACAACCCTAATCATGCGGGACGACAACTTGTATGTCTGTGGCTTCATGAACCAGCAAGGAGATTCATTTGAGCTCATCGAGAACCCAGATAGATCTGCCGATATACTCCCGGTTGATGAATACAATCCTCAACGCCTAAGCTGGGGTGTCGGTTACAGATCCTTACTGGACTTCGACACTAAAGGTGGTCTTGTGAGAATACTGGTGCACGTGAATCTGGACCAGGACTTCGCCATGGATGCCGTGCACGTGCTGTCGTGCTTCCCAGCTTGGGTGCACGATCGTAAAGCTATGAAGTCACCCAGGTTGGCACTAGCGGGGCTGATCCTCATCGTCTGCGAGTCTGTAAGCATGAATCCAATCTACAACTTCTTTACAAGCTCGTGGAGCAGGAGCAGGGAAGATTACACGGTATTTTCCGATAGGAAATTAACACAGAATCTGATGCATGGTTACATGTTGAATTTGAATAAATATGGGAGGATGTCAGGCCAGCTGCTGGCATGGAAGAGTAGAAGATATCCCAATCCGCACCCCATTTCATTGCTACGAGACATTTACCTCGTGCTCAACCACCGTTTGGATCCACCTCCTCAGGAGGCTGACGGCGCCTGGCACCCACCTCGGGTGGAGCTGTTGGCCATGCATGCGGACCTTGGGGTCCTTGGCACAACCGTAATAGTCTTCGACGGGAAACGAGGCCATATCATCTATAGGAAGCAGGAACAAGGAGAAAAG GGAAAAATGGTTGATTTGGTGCTCACGGGACCCTGCACAAGCATCTCGGCATACGGGTGCTTTGCCATCAAAATTGACATCCCAGGACCCTACACAAGCactggcgatggcggcggcggttcCATCAAATGGGAATGGGACTGCTATGACCCAGAGTACGCCAGGGAAGTTGACAAAGGACCCATGACTCGGACCCTAAGCTCTTCAGGCCCCGGCCGCAACGTTGAGATCACCTATGCTGTGATGTCCAACGCCCTGGAGGCCACAGTGCAGGTGAAGCTGCGGATGAAAGATGGGAACAGCCCTTGTAGCGTCTACGGTGTTATTACCGCTAGCATTGGTGATTTCAAAGGCCAGAGCATCCTCTTCAGGCGTACGAAGGAGACGGCACAACATCTCTCTCCAATGACGGACTCACCGCATGGCGTCCTGTATCAGCTGGTGCGGTCCCTTGAGCTGGCCAGGAATGTGGTTGCGGTGCCATGTGGTGAACGGCTTCACATAGGGGTGGACCTGAGCATTGAGGGGCTGTTTGGATGCCGCCCTCGCCTGGGCGTGCCTACCACGCAAATCTCAGCCCCAcgcatccaaacaggccctgaaaCTTCCAAGAACCAAGGGGCTAGTATTAATACACGTTTCAATAATATTATTCTCACCTTCTACAACCACAGTAGCTGGTCGAGTCAATGTCATGAAGTGGACGGGTATGAAGTTGAAGTGAACGTCGCCTTGTACCCTTGTGGTGAATATGGCCCGGCACCATGGAAG ATCAGGATGTGGCAACCTGACATATGCTACATGGTTGGGAATGATGCAGAAGGATTCAGTACATTCATCATTGAGCTGCGTAGATTGGTGACCGACCACCCACGCTGCAGGGATCTCGTGGCTGATCATCCAGATCTCTCGTCCACAAGTAACAACAAAGTGCTCCAAAGAGAAGAAGACGAATACTTAACGGATCCTGACACTCACCTTATCCCACCAGAAATTTTGTTTCACATCAAACTGGAAGCGGAAGCGGAGGAGGGCGTGGAAGAAACGTCATCGATAATCTTAGTCATGCGGTGTGACAACTTGGATGTAATAGGCTTCATCAACATGCAGGATCGTCGAGCCTTCTGCTACGAGCCTGACTCTCGTCGGGTGCTCCCAAGAGAATATAGTTCAAAAATTCTACAGTGGTGGGGGTACTACGGAAGGGACAGGGAGCAAATACTGGGCCCCGCGAGGCTGGGCAAGACCTTCATGGCGGAAGCCGTGCGCGAGCTATCGCGCTTCACATATAGGGGGGCGAGTGAGGAAGCCAAGCGGTCACTGATGGGC